AGATCGATTTCAACCATGGGGGCATGGGTCACGCTGAACGCCCGCTATCTGATCAACCAGATGCCGGCGCCTTCCGGCGGCCCGTACGGGCCGCCGCTTATCCGCCTGCACGTCATATCCGGACCGAATATGGACGTTTATTTGCCGAACATCGACGGCTATCTGAGCTCCGCCGATGATGTTCAGTTCGGTTATTGGCACGAAGCGGGGCGGTGGACGGACATAGACGGAAACGCCTCTTTACGGTATTACAGCATGCAGGAGGGAACGGATACGGTGGTGGCGGAAATGGTGCTGGAGGGGATGCCCTATCTTGTCAGCCCGCCGGTGGAGGTGAAGTGGAAAGGGGGGCCGGACATGGTGGTGGGCGATTTCTTCCCGCCGCTCATCAGGCTGATGCCGGGTGAAACCACCCTGCAAGTGGAAGACGGCACACTCAATCAGGGGAACGGCCCGGCGGGTCCGTCGATCACCCGCTACTATCTTTCCACCGATGCCGACATCAACACCGCCGTGGACCAATATCTGGGCGAGCGGGCGGTGCCCGCGCTGGCCCCCGGCCGGCAGGACAAGGGAGCGCGCGTTACCGTGAATCTTCCCGCCAATCTGCAACCGGGCGCCCTCTACTACATCGGAGCTTGCGTGGACGCCGATCAGACGGTGCCGGAACTGGACGAGAACAACAATTGCAGCACCAACGGCGCCACGCAGATCACCATGCCGATGGAGAAAGTAAAGAACCAGCCGCCGGTCTGCGCCGCCGCCACGGCGCGGCTGAAAAACCCCGACGCCCCCGAAGAGGTGCGCGAACATCTTACCCCCGCTGACGTTTTGGTGGAAAACGTGACCGATCCCGACGGCGACGTGCCGGTGATCACGGTAAGCGCCGTAACCGAAATCGAAGAGGTTGAAGACCACACCCGCCGCGATCATCATGACAAAAACGATGTCGAGGTGAAAAATTGGCTTGTCGCTTTCACCGCCGATGACGGCAAGGGGGGAACCTGCGGCGGCGAGACGATTTTTACGCTCACCGAGGTTGAGAACGATAAACACCACTCCAAAAAGGAAAAAGAGCATCGGGAAAAACCCCAAAAGAGGAAAAAGTAACTTTCTGAAGGGAGCAGTCGCCGCTTTGTTGCAAATCGGCAATTTCGAAACCGATGAAACGCATACAGGGTGACAAGGCGGAGCTTTTTCAACAGCCGGTTGGATACTTCCACGCCCTCCTTACGGCGGGGAGGGCGGGCAGACCGCCGGTACGGTAACTGTCGGCGTGCCGCATGATAACAGCGGCCCCGCCGCTTTGAGCGACGGCCTCAATTACGATTCCACGGCGCCGTAATACACCGTCGCTCCATTTCAGACCGGCAAACGATACCCCCCTCATAGTGGAAAGTTGGGGGGGTGTTTTTCGCAAGCTGGAGCAGGCGATATAAATAACTTGCGTTTCCTCCGCTAGTTATAGTATAAAATCTACATTGCACTTAACGTTAGCGGGATCTCGTGAAACGGTAAGAATTTGGGGGTATCCTCTTTTGCTGGCACAAGTTTTGCCTCTACTTCCAAACAGAGCCATGAAAATCAGTCAAATATTTGCCGCCATTCTGCTTGCCGTCTTTATATCAAGCGGTTATGCCGATGCCGCTCCTGACCGCTCGGTGGCCGCCTATAAACAAGCGGCGGATTACTATCACAAACTGGGGGGGGCTAACAAAAATGTGAGCCGCCGGGAACTCGAAAGAAATCTTGAGATGTTCAAGGCGATTTACAAAAAATATCCGCGAGGCGCCAAGACCCCCGAAGCTCTTTTCATGTCCGGCCAGTTGCATGGAGACTTGTACACCCGCTATCACCGGAAAGTCGACAAACAAAACGCCCTGACGATATACCGTGTATTGGTACGCACCTATCCGGATCATGCGCTGGCCGACGACGCGCTTTACAATTCCGGCGAACTCCGGCTGAAGGATGGCGATAAAGTTGAGGCCGTTTCCGATTTTCGGGGTCTGCTTAGCTGGTTCCCCAAAGGGGACCGGGTGGCGGTGGCTAAAACGATGATCGACAGGCTGCAAGGCGAAATCCGCAGCGCCAAATACGCCCTCCCCAAAGTGAAAGTAAAAAGTGCGCCGGATGCGGAAGCGTCCGCCGAATTGGATTTCAAGCGGGTACGCTATTGGGCCAACGACAGTTACGCCCGCGTGGTTTTGGACATGGGCAAGCGGATTCATTACAAAATCGAGCGTGACGAGGCGCAAAACCGGATTATTGTGGATCTCCTCGGCGCCCAGGGGGCGGGTTCGTTCGAAAAATCAATCACTCCCCCGAGCGGTTTGGTGCAATCAATCGAGATCGGTTCGCCCAACCACGAAATCAGCCGCGTGATAATAGCCCTGAAATCGGGGGGAAGTTACAGCACCATGGAACTCTCCAACCCGGAACGGATCGTGATCGATATCAATACCGACAAGGAATCGGCGCCCGTCGAGGTATCCGCGTTTCCCGCGCAAGAGACGGCACAAAGCGCCGCCCAACCCCTTGACCAACCGGCGGCGAATCAAGCCGACAGTTTGAAGGCCGAGGCCCAAAAGCCGGCCATCGTGGCGAAAGGTTTGTCGGCTCCCAAAGTGGGGGTTGACCTGAATGCGCCGGTTATCAATCCGCTTCCGCCGGTTACTGCCGCCGCGGGAACCGCCGGAGACGCCTTGGCCGATTTAGCCGCCGATGATGCGGGGTTGGCGGAGGCGGGGCTTATCGACAGCGCAACGCCAGTTGAGCCGACCGCTCCCCACCAGTCCAAAGATGTTAAAAAAGCGAGCTTTGCGCCGATACCCGACTCTAAAACCAGGACGATCGTAATTGATCCCGGCCACGGCGGCAAAGACCCGGGGGCCATCGGACGCGGCGGTCTGCGGGAAAAAGATGTTGCGCTTGATATCGCCTTGCGGCTTGAAAAGTTGCTGAAAACAAACTGCAACTGCCGCGTTCTTCTCACCCGCAGCACCGACATCTTTATTCCGTTGGAAGAGCGGACCGCTTTTGCCAACACCAATGATGCCGATCTCTTTATTTCGATCCATGCCAACAGCAGCAAAAAGCGGAACGTCAGCGGCGTGGAAACCTATTTTCTCAGCCCCGCCCGCAGCAAAGACGAAGGATATGTGGCGGCCCAGGAAAACATGATGAATATGGAGAGCGACAACGAAGATACCAACGACCTCGCCTTTATACTTTATGACATGCAAAGCACCGATAAAATAAATGAATCGAGCCGGATGGCGGCGATGGTGCAACATGCGGTGGTTAAGGGGCTAAAACCCGGCCACCGCCCGTATGACCACGGCGTGAAACAGGCGATGTTCTATGTGTTGCACGGCGCGCGGATGCCTTCGGTTCTCGTTGAAACATCGTTTATCAGCAATGCGAAAGAAGAAAAACTGCTCCGCAACGCCGCCTACCGGCAAAAAATCGCCGAAGGAATTGCCGATGGCGTGACGGACTACCGCCGCGAGACGCAAATGGCGTTTCTTGCCAACTAAACTACAGGACTGGCGGAACCGGTTTCACCATTTGGCATGGTAAATTATCCGCAATCGCCTTCGATGGCGCGTCTTCGCGTTGAATGGGGTGCCGATTCGCCAACCGGTTTAACAAATTGCCGATTTTTATATAACCCCTCAAAAATAGCTATCCACATTTATTGTGGGCAACTTGTGGATATCTTTTTTTACGGCACGTCGAATACCGCGGAAACAGCCCATTTTTACTGTTTGATTACAAAATAGACACGGAGCATGATCAATAATAACAAATAGATGCGTGGAACAGCCCCAATCTAAAGGAGTTATGATTTGGCGCGACTTTCCCCGCGATAAGTTATCAACATTGTCAAGTGGCATTTGTAAAAATAACGGAATTTTTTGGACTTGTTTCGAGCCGCATCTACAGCCATGTTCATGGTGAATGATGTAAAAACTATAATGCTTGGCAAATGCGGGGCCAATTGCGCTTGTCCGCGCATGGGGAAGTCTCATTTGGCGGAGGGATGGGGTAAGGTGGAACGTAAAAAACCACGGTCAAGGTTCGCGGAATCCGGTTTCGTCTTTTCGAAGCTATCTCGGCCATAGCATGGGGAAGTGGTTGACAATGCACTATTCATCATTCAAAATACCCGCTTCCTTATGTTTGAACAATTAGAGAGCCGTTTATCGGACGCATTTAAAAAAATTCGCGGCCTTTCGCAGTTGACCGATGCGAACATGGCCGACGCCCTGCGGGAGGTGCGCCTTGCCCTGCTGGAGGCGGATGTCAACCAAGACGTGGTCAAATCGTTTATCGAAAAAATCCGCGTCGAATTTTCCGGCAATAAGGTACACAAGGCGCTCAACCCCGCGCAACAGGTTGTCAAGATTGTCCACGATGAGTTGGTGCAGCTCCTCGGGGGGCAACAGGCCGGCATCGCCATGAACAAAAAGGGGCCGACCGTCATACTGATGACCGGTCTCCAAGGTTCGGGTAAAACCACCACCACCGCCAAGCTGGGCCTCCACCTCAAGAAGGAAGGCTACCGCCCGATGCTGGTGTCGGCGGACATCTATCGTCCCGCCGCGCGCGATCAGCTCACCATCCTCGGCCAGCAACTCCAAATTCCGGTGCATCACCCGGCCGAATTGAACGATCCGGTTAAAATCTGCAA
This portion of the Nitrospinota bacterium genome encodes:
- a CDS encoding N-acetylmuramoyl-L-alanine amidase, with the protein product MKISQIFAAILLAVFISSGYADAAPDRSVAAYKQAADYYHKLGGANKNVSRRELERNLEMFKAIYKKYPRGAKTPEALFMSGQLHGDLYTRYHRKVDKQNALTIYRVLVRTYPDHALADDALYNSGELRLKDGDKVEAVSDFRGLLSWFPKGDRVAVAKTMIDRLQGEIRSAKYALPKVKVKSAPDAEASAELDFKRVRYWANDSYARVVLDMGKRIHYKIERDEAQNRIIVDLLGAQGAGSFEKSITPPSGLVQSIEIGSPNHEISRVIIALKSGGSYSTMELSNPERIVIDINTDKESAPVEVSAFPAQETAQSAAQPLDQPAANQADSLKAEAQKPAIVAKGLSAPKVGVDLNAPVINPLPPVTAAAGTAGDALADLAADDAGLAEAGLIDSATPVEPTAPHQSKDVKKASFAPIPDSKTRTIVIDPGHGGKDPGAIGRGGLREKDVALDIALRLEKLLKTNCNCRVLLTRSTDIFIPLEERTAFANTNDADLFISIHANSSKKRNVSGVETYFLSPARSKDEGYVAAQENMMNMESDNEDTNDLAFILYDMQSTDKINESSRMAAMVQHAVVKGLKPGHRPYDHGVKQAMFYVLHGARMPSVLVETSFISNAKEEKLLRNAAYRQKIAEGIADGVTDYRRETQMAFLAN